In one window of Flavobacterium ginsengisoli DNA:
- a CDS encoding Lrp/AsnC family transcriptional regulator, which translates to MSKFRLDEVDHQILDMLIDNTRVPFTDIAKKLLISAGTVHVRVKKMEDAGIIMGSSLALDYDKLGYSFIAYVGVFLNNTSQTKFVLERINQIPFVTVASVTTGKFNIFCKIRAKDTKHAKEVIFMIDDIDGVYRTETMISLEESINDKKRLMHTIFKNM; encoded by the coding sequence ATGAGTAAATTTCGTTTAGATGAAGTAGATCACCAGATTTTAGATATGTTAATAGACAATACGAGAGTTCCGTTTACTGACATTGCAAAAAAACTATTGATTTCTGCTGGTACAGTACACGTTAGAGTTAAAAAGATGGAGGATGCCGGTATTATCATGGGATCTTCATTAGCCTTGGATTACGATAAATTAGGTTATTCATTTATTGCTTATGTTGGGGTTTTCCTTAACAATACATCTCAAACTAAATTTGTATTGGAGAGAATCAATCAAATTCCATTCGTAACTGTAGCTTCTGTAACTACAGGAAAATTCAACATCTTTTGCAAAATTAGAGCAAAAGACACTAAACACGCGAAAGAAGTTATCTTCATGATCGACGATATTGATGGTGTTTACAGAACAGAAACTATGATTTCATTAGAGGAAAGTATTAACGATAAGAAGCGTTTGATGCATACTATTTTCAAAAATATGTAA
- a CDS encoding DinB family protein, producing the protein MIEELEISLHEFIRFVQNIPMDKFDYRYAEGKWTIKDIIQHVIDTERIFAYRALRFSRNDKTPLPSFEESDYADNTDSNKRSIQDLLTEFSAVRHSTLLFYKSLSEEQLKRIGTASNNPISVRALGFVMIGHQKHHQKVFEERYL; encoded by the coding sequence TTGATTGAAGAATTAGAAATTTCGCTTCACGAGTTTATCCGATTTGTGCAAAATATTCCAATGGATAAATTTGATTATCGCTACGCAGAAGGGAAGTGGACAATCAAAGATATTATCCAGCATGTTATTGATACAGAAAGGATTTTTGCTTATCGTGCTTTGCGATTTTCAAGAAACGATAAAACGCCTTTACCAAGTTTTGAAGAAAGCGATTATGCAGACAATACAGATTCAAACAAGAGAAGCATTCAAGATTTGCTTACTGAATTTTCAGCTGTAAGACATTCAACTTTATTGTTTTACAAAAGTTTGTCAGAAGAACAGTTGAAGAGAATTGGTACAGCGTCTAATAATCCAATTTCTGTTCGTGCTTTAGGTTTTGTAATGATTGGACATCAGAAACATCATCAGAAAGTATTTGAGGAAAGATATTTGTAA
- a CDS encoding DNA primase: protein MKRVIVDYAKLTNEILNLLVEKFPDGYDDSDVIRFRNAKNELVEAVEVRTEDTIYLVKISTKLADRIENYDEDDDLDVDVDAIAPVKGLDLDDDISNDDDDDDDDNHDKPDTDGGDDDDDDDDKADTDYDEEDEDDED from the coding sequence ATGAAAAGAGTTATAGTAGACTACGCTAAACTTACCAACGAAATTTTAAACCTTTTGGTTGAAAAATTTCCTGATGGTTATGATGATTCGGATGTAATCCGTTTTAGAAATGCTAAAAACGAATTGGTCGAAGCTGTTGAAGTTCGTACTGAAGACACTATTTACTTAGTAAAAATTAGTACTAAACTTGCTGACAGAATTGAAAACTACGATGAAGATGACGATTTAGATGTTGATGTAGATGCAATTGCACCAGTTAAAGGTTTGGATCTTGATGATGATATTAGTAACGACGACGATGACGACGATGATGATAATCATGACAAACCAGATACTGACGGTGGTGACGACGATGACGATGATGACGATAAAGCAGACACTGATTATGATGAAGAAGACGAAGATGATGAAGATTAA
- a CDS encoding arginine decarboxylase: MNTKYSDLINQTYYFPQEEFKLNKDNLLFHNIDLMKLVEQYGTPLKFTYLPQISENINKAKAWFRKSMEKNKYDAKYYYCYCTKSSHFEYIMNEAFKNNIHIETSSAFDVNIVENLLENGKINKSTYVICNGFKRDEYINNIARLINNGHKNTIPIIDNYEELDLLQAEIKGKFKIGIRIVAEEEPKFEFYTSRLGIGYKNIVSFYKKQIQENDKLELKMLHFFINTGINDTSYYWNELVKCIKVYIALKRECPTLDGLNIGGGFPIKNSLAFEYDYQYMIDEIINQIKIACDEAEVDVPNIFTEFGSFTVGESGGAIYQILYQKQQNDREKWNMIDSSFITTLPDTWAINKRFIMLAINRWNDTYERVLLGGLTCDSDDYYNSEQNMNAIYLPKYSKEKPLYIGFFNTGAYQETIGGYGGLHHCLIPQPKHILIDRDENGILATEVFSEQQTSDDVLKILGYKKKL, from the coding sequence ATGAATACAAAATATTCTGATCTAATAAACCAAACATATTACTTTCCGCAAGAGGAATTTAAATTAAACAAAGACAACCTATTGTTTCACAATATCGATTTAATGAAATTGGTTGAACAGTATGGTACGCCATTAAAGTTTACTTATTTGCCTCAGATTTCTGAAAACATCAACAAAGCAAAAGCTTGGTTCAGAAAGTCGATGGAAAAGAATAAATACGACGCAAAATACTATTACTGTTATTGTACAAAAAGCTCTCATTTTGAATACATTATGAATGAAGCTTTCAAGAATAACATTCATATCGAAACGTCATCTGCTTTTGATGTGAATATTGTTGAGAATTTATTAGAAAATGGTAAAATTAACAAAAGTACATATGTAATTTGCAATGGTTTTAAAAGAGACGAGTACATTAATAACATCGCAAGATTAATTAATAACGGACATAAAAATACTATTCCGATTATTGATAATTACGAAGAGTTAGATTTGCTTCAAGCAGAAATTAAAGGAAAATTCAAAATTGGAATCCGTATTGTTGCTGAAGAAGAGCCTAAATTTGAGTTTTATACTTCTAGATTAGGTATTGGTTATAAAAACATAGTTTCTTTCTATAAAAAACAAATTCAGGAGAATGATAAATTAGAGCTTAAAATGCTTCACTTTTTTATCAATACCGGAATAAACGATACATCATATTATTGGAATGAGCTTGTAAAATGTATTAAAGTTTACATTGCTCTTAAAAGAGAATGTCCTACACTAGACGGACTAAACATTGGCGGTGGTTTCCCTATCAAAAACTCACTTGCTTTTGAGTATGATTATCAATATATGATTGATGAAATTATCAATCAAATTAAAATTGCTTGTGATGAAGCTGAAGTTGATGTTCCAAATATTTTTACGGAATTTGGATCATTTACAGTAGGTGAAAGCGGTGGTGCAATCTATCAGATTTTGTATCAAAAACAACAAAATGATAGAGAAAAATGGAATATGATCGACTCATCTTTCATTACCACTTTACCAGATACTTGGGCTATAAATAAACGTTTTATCATGCTGGCTATTAACCGCTGGAATGATACTTACGAGCGGGTACTGTTGGGAGGTCTGACTTGTGATAGTGACGACTATTACAACTCTGAGCAAAACATGAATGCAATTTACCTGCCTAAGTACAGCAAAGAGAAACCATTATACATCGGATTCTTTAATACTGGCGCTTATCAAGAAACAATTGGAGGATACGGCGGTTTACACCACTGTCTGATTCCACAGCCAAAACATATCTTAATTGATCGTGATGAAAATGGAATTCTGGCAACCGAGGTTTTCTCAGAACAACAGACTTCAGACGATGTTTTAAAGATTTTAGGCTACAAAAAAAAGTTATAA
- the aroB gene encoding 3-dehydroquinate synthase, protein MQSIQANNYLVHFNENAYEALNKHLRESKYSNIFIIVDDQTNEYCLSKFIPLLETDLAIEIIEFEAGEANKNIETCIEIWNILTELGADRKSLIINLGGGVVTDLGGFVASTFKRGVDFINIPTTLLSMVDASVGGKTGVDLGNLKNQIGVINVPQMVLIDTQYLETLPQSEMRSGLAEMLKHGLIYDAPYWRQFSDLKSIVFDELDQLIYRSVEIKNEIVIQDPTEKNIRKALNFGHTLGHAIEGYFLESEEKTTLLHGEAIAVGMILESYISLQKGLISEEEYREIKAVIKDIYDDVIFEEKDIDPILELLIHDKKNEYGLIQFALIEGIGKIKINQSVENKLILEAFDDYKS, encoded by the coding sequence ATGCAATCTATTCAAGCCAATAATTATCTCGTGCATTTTAATGAGAATGCTTACGAAGCTTTAAATAAACATTTAAGAGAAAGTAAATATTCTAATATATTTATAATTGTTGATGATCAGACTAATGAATATTGCTTATCTAAATTTATTCCGCTTTTAGAAACTGATTTAGCAATAGAAATCATAGAGTTTGAAGCTGGAGAAGCAAACAAAAATATAGAAACCTGTATTGAGATCTGGAATATCTTGACAGAACTTGGAGCTGATAGAAAATCGCTTATTATTAATTTAGGAGGTGGTGTTGTTACAGACTTAGGCGGTTTTGTTGCTTCTACTTTTAAAAGAGGCGTAGACTTTATTAATATCCCAACTACATTATTATCTATGGTTGATGCTTCTGTTGGAGGAAAAACAGGTGTTGACTTAGGAAATCTTAAAAATCAGATCGGAGTTATCAATGTGCCGCAAATGGTTTTAATTGATACGCAATATCTAGAAACTTTACCTCAAAGCGAAATGCGTTCTGGTTTGGCAGAAATGCTAAAGCACGGTTTAATATACGATGCGCCATATTGGAGACAATTTTCAGATTTAAAATCAATTGTTTTTGATGAATTAGACCAATTGATTTATCGTTCTGTAGAAATTAAGAATGAAATCGTTATTCAAGACCCAACTGAGAAAAATATACGTAAAGCTCTAAACTTCGGACATACGCTAGGGCACGCTATTGAAGGATACTTTCTAGAAAGTGAAGAAAAAACAACTTTACTGCACGGAGAAGCTATTGCTGTTGGAATGATTTTGGAAAGTTATATTTCGCTACAAAAAGGATTAATCTCTGAAGAAGAATATAGAGAAATTAAAGCAGTTATTAAAGATATCTATGACGATGTGATTTTTGAGGAAAAAGACATCGATCCGATCTTAGAATTGTTAATTCACGACAAAAAAAATGAATACGGTTTAATTCAATTTGCATTGATTGAAGGAATCGGAAAAATAAAAATTAACCAATCCGTTGAAAATAAATTGATTCTAGAAGCGTTTGACGATTATAAATCTTAA
- a CDS encoding proline dehydrogenase family protein, translated as MEKIFDNTQVAFSLKSDTELDRAYFLFKMIDSEPLVRIGTAVTNFAIKAHLPVEGLIRATVFDHFCGGVNENDCLTVVDKMFTKGVSSVLDYSVEGKEEEEQFDAALEMTLRTIDFAKERLAIPFAVFKPTGLGRFELYEKLGEKQTLNPAEQAEWDRVVARFDKVCSEAHKKDVALLIDGEESWMQDAADDLVTDMMRKYNKEKAIVFNTLQMYRWDRLDYLKKIHEVAKTEDFYIGMKLVRGAYMEKENKRAEEKGYVSPICVSKEATDVNYDNAVQYMLEHIDKMAIFAGTHNELSSYKLMEMMAEKGIAKNDSRIWFGQLYGMSDNISYNLAENGYNDAKYLPFGPVKDVMPYLIRRAEENTSVAGQTSRELSMIKAERKRRKGK; from the coding sequence ATGGAAAAGATATTCGACAACACTCAAGTTGCGTTTTCACTAAAAAGCGACACAGAGCTTGATAGAGCTTATTTCCTTTTCAAAATGATTGACAGCGAACCTCTTGTAAGAATTGGTACAGCTGTAACTAATTTTGCAATTAAAGCTCATTTACCAGTAGAAGGATTAATTCGTGCAACTGTTTTTGACCATTTTTGTGGTGGTGTAAACGAAAATGACTGTCTTACTGTTGTAGACAAAATGTTTACAAAAGGAGTTTCTTCAGTTTTAGATTATTCTGTTGAAGGAAAAGAAGAAGAAGAGCAGTTTGATGCCGCTTTAGAAATGACTTTAAGAACAATCGATTTTGCTAAAGAACGTTTGGCAATTCCATTTGCAGTTTTTAAACCAACTGGTTTAGGCCGTTTCGAATTATATGAGAAATTAGGAGAAAAACAAACTCTTAACCCTGCAGAACAAGCAGAATGGGATAGAGTAGTAGCTCGTTTTGATAAAGTTTGCAGTGAAGCGCATAAAAAAGATGTAGCTTTGTTAATTGACGGTGAGGAAAGCTGGATGCAGGATGCTGCTGATGATTTGGTTACCGACATGATGCGTAAATACAATAAAGAAAAAGCAATTGTATTTAACACTTTACAAATGTACCGTTGGGATCGTTTAGATTATTTGAAAAAAATTCACGAAGTTGCAAAAACTGAAGATTTCTATATCGGAATGAAATTGGTTCGTGGCGCTTACATGGAAAAAGAAAACAAAAGAGCAGAAGAAAAAGGCTATGTTTCTCCAATTTGCGTTTCTAAAGAAGCTACAGACGTAAATTATGACAATGCTGTACAATATATGTTAGAGCATATTGACAAAATGGCCATTTTTGCAGGAACTCATAATGAATTAAGTTCATACAAATTAATGGAAATGATGGCAGAGAAAGGAATCGCTAAAAATGATTCTAGAATCTGGTTTGGACAATTATATGGAATGAGTGATAATATTAGTTATAACTTAGCAGAAAATGGTTATAACGATGCTAAATACTTACCATTTGGACCTGTAAAAGATGTTATGCCGTACTTAATTCGTCGTGCAGAAGAAAACACTTCGGTTGCTGGGCAAACAAGTCGCGAATTATCTATGATTAAAGCAGAACGTAAGAGAAGAAAAGGAAAATAA
- a CDS encoding ABC transporter ATP-binding protein, whose product MARFQENDLPKAKLNSNSLQKALRIFKYAKNHKWKFFLGLIFLFLTSATALAFPKLMGMLVDCVTNKDLSKANEIALGLIAILGLQAIFSFFRISLFVNFTENSLSNIRFALYENLIKLPMSFYSQKRVGELNSRISADISQLQDTFSTTIAEFLRQFILIIGGFIILGSISPKLTLMMLAIVPVVAVAAVIFGRFIRKYGKKTQDKVAESQVIVEETLQGISNVKAFANEWYEIQRYKNKIREIVKIAIKGGQYRGYFASFIILCLFGCVVAVVWYGITLTIKGEVEGVGDLISFVLYTTFIGASFGGIAEMYAQIQKAVGATERVFELLEETPEEINAKPRLSAVEKIKGNVSFNNVAFSYPSRKEVQVLKDVNFTAEFGQKIAIVGPSGAGKSTISSLLLRFYDITSGQILVDGKNIQDYDLEDLRGNMSIVPQDVILFGGTIRENIAYGNPNATEEEIITAAKQANAYNFVDGFPEKFETLVGERGVKLSGGQRQRIAIARALLKNPSILILDEATSSLDSESEKLVQEALEVLMEGRTSIIIAHRLSTIRNADKILVLDNGKISEEGTHQELINLENGIYKNLSNLQFSNS is encoded by the coding sequence ATGGCAAGATTTCAAGAAAATGATTTACCTAAAGCTAAATTAAACTCTAACTCCCTTCAAAAAGCTCTCCGAATTTTTAAATATGCTAAAAACCATAAATGGAAATTCTTCCTTGGTTTGATATTCTTATTCTTAACAAGTGCCACTGCCCTAGCTTTTCCTAAATTAATGGGAATGTTAGTGGATTGTGTTACCAATAAAGACCTTTCAAAAGCAAATGAAATAGCTCTTGGTTTAATAGCAATTTTAGGACTTCAGGCTATTTTCTCTTTTTTTAGAATTTCATTGTTTGTGAATTTTACCGAAAACTCGCTTTCAAACATTCGTTTTGCTTTATATGAGAATTTGATAAAATTACCAATGTCATTTTATTCGCAAAAACGCGTTGGAGAACTTAATAGTAGGATAAGCGCAGATATTTCGCAATTGCAAGATACATTTAGTACAACTATTGCAGAGTTTTTACGTCAGTTTATTCTAATTATTGGAGGTTTTATAATTTTAGGAAGCATTAGTCCAAAATTAACTTTAATGATGTTAGCAATTGTGCCTGTTGTGGCGGTTGCTGCTGTAATCTTTGGAAGATTCATTCGTAAATACGGAAAAAAAACACAAGATAAAGTTGCTGAAAGTCAAGTTATTGTTGAAGAAACATTACAAGGAATTAGTAATGTAAAAGCATTTGCTAACGAATGGTACGAAATTCAACGCTATAAAAACAAGATTAGAGAAATTGTAAAAATTGCCATTAAAGGTGGTCAATACAGAGGTTATTTTGCTTCATTTATTATTCTTTGCCTTTTCGGATGTGTTGTTGCTGTTGTTTGGTACGGAATTACACTAACGATTAAAGGAGAAGTTGAAGGTGTTGGTGATTTAATTTCGTTTGTATTGTATACTACTTTTATTGGAGCTTCTTTTGGCGGAATTGCAGAAATGTATGCGCAGATCCAAAAAGCAGTTGGTGCAACAGAACGTGTTTTTGAATTATTAGAAGAAACTCCTGAAGAAATTAATGCTAAACCAAGACTTTCTGCAGTTGAAAAAATTAAAGGAAACGTTTCTTTCAATAATGTTGCTTTTAGTTATCCTTCAAGAAAAGAAGTTCAGGTTTTAAAAGATGTTAATTTTACTGCTGAATTCGGACAAAAAATTGCAATCGTAGGACCAAGTGGTGCAGGAAAATCTACTATTTCTTCTCTTTTATTGCGTTTTTATGACATAACTTCTGGACAAATATTAGTTGATGGTAAAAATATTCAGGATTATGATTTAGAAGATCTTCGCGGAAATATGAGTATCGTTCCTCAAGACGTAATTTTATTTGGAGGAACAATTAGAGAAAATATTGCTTACGGAAATCCGAATGCTACTGAAGAAGAGATTATCACAGCGGCAAAACAAGCCAATGCTTATAATTTTGTGGATGGTTTTCCTGAGAAATTCGAAACTTTGGTTGGAGAACGAGGCGTTAAACTTTCTGGAGGTCAGCGTCAGCGTATTGCAATCGCGAGAGCATTGCTTAAAAATCCAAGTATTTTGATTTTGGATGAAGCTACATCGTCTTTAGATAGCGAAAGCGAAAAACTTGTTCAAGAAGCTTTAGAAGTGTTAATGGAAGGAAGAACAAGTATTATTATTGCTCACCGTCTTTCGACAATTAGAAATGCAGATAAAATTCTAGTTCTTGACAACGGAAAAATTTCAGAAGAAGGAACGCACCAAGAATTAATAAACTTAGAAAACGGTATTTATAAAAACTTGAGTAATTTACAGTTTAGTAATTCATAA
- a CDS encoding DUF2268 domain-containing putative Zn-dependent protease (predicted Zn-dependent protease with a strongly conserved HExxH motif), with product MRAIYSSLKYWYPKAKFPPIYFVYGRFNSGGTSAPEGVIIGIEKLQNLDGISGLIAHELIHYQQNITGKDMLLKWCLMEGGADFIGELISGESINQFSYKYGAQNQNKLCQEFVTRLKNTDYQDWLYGTSNKDDRPNDLGYWIGYKIIESYFNKQKDKQKAIDDILNIKDPLQFLKESGFLNTDIEKYQKAKKESLDSFFK from the coding sequence GTGAGAGCTATTTACAGCTCATTAAAATATTGGTATCCAAAAGCAAAATTTCCTCCTATTTATTTTGTTTACGGAAGATTTAATTCAGGCGGAACCTCTGCTCCTGAAGGAGTTATTATTGGAATTGAAAAGCTTCAAAATCTAGATGGAATTTCGGGCTTAATTGCGCACGAACTAATACATTATCAGCAAAACATAACAGGTAAAGACATGCTCTTAAAATGGTGTTTGATGGAAGGTGGTGCAGATTTTATTGGCGAACTTATTTCTGGAGAATCAATTAATCAGTTTTCGTATAAATATGGAGCGCAAAACCAAAATAAATTGTGCCAAGAATTTGTAACAAGATTAAAAAATACCGATTATCAAGATTGGTTGTATGGAACTTCAAATAAAGATGACAGACCAAATGATTTAGGATATTGGATTGGATATAAAATAATTGAATCTTATTTTAATAAACAAAAAGACAAGCAAAAGGCAATAGATGATATATTGAATATAAAAGATCCATTACAATTTTTAAAAGAAAGCGGATTTTTAAATACTGATATCGAAAAGTATCAAAAAGCGAAAAAAGAAAGTCTTGATTCATTTTTTAAATAA
- a CDS encoding HD domain-containing protein: MEQQKDWSIDEIQNVWKLVSKLHDGQKYGGFNEGDRVEYLNHIGSVVFEVLNALRFTENMNADLAIKCAMLHDTIEDTEIKYEKIMELFGNDVASGVLALTKNDKIEDSSEKMIDSLRRIKQQPKEVWAVKMADRISNLYQPPFYWNDDKKLYYITEAEIIHNELKEGNEYLANRLKLKINEYHRFLSSNQVI; the protein is encoded by the coding sequence ATGGAACAACAAAAAGACTGGTCAATAGATGAAATTCAGAATGTTTGGAAACTGGTTTCGAAACTTCATGATGGACAAAAATATGGTGGATTTAATGAAGGCGATAGAGTAGAATATCTTAATCATATTGGAAGTGTTGTTTTTGAAGTTCTAAATGCTCTTCGATTTACAGAAAACATGAATGCTGATTTAGCCATTAAATGTGCGATGCTTCATGATACGATAGAAGATACAGAAATAAAATACGAAAAAATAATGGAACTGTTTGGAAATGATGTAGCTTCTGGAGTACTTGCTTTAACAAAAAACGATAAAATCGAAGATTCTTCTGAAAAAATGATAGACAGTTTAAGAAGAATCAAACAACAGCCTAAAGAAGTTTGGGCAGTAAAAATGGCTGACAGAATTTCAAATCTATACCAACCGCCTTTTTATTGGAATGATGACAAAAAACTATATTACATTACTGAAGCAGAAATCATTCATAATGAACTAAAAGAAGGAAACGAATATTTAGCAAACCGATTGAAACTTAAAATAAATGAATATCATCGGTTTTTGAGTTCGAATCAAGTAATATAA